A region from the Pseudomonas cucumis genome encodes:
- a CDS encoding GNAT family N-acetyltransferase, with product MGFELRPATSRDLDFARDLTCRNMLRYYIQHELLWLDEAFDVAWEGRENWLIVRDDTLMGYVSLSRDARALYIRELHMLEAFQGQGAGSWAIDQVFAMACKERRPALRLTVFENNPAKILYERKGLKVVGKDQCFLRMQRDINGLHR from the coding sequence ATGGGTTTCGAATTGCGTCCGGCAACGTCTCGGGACCTGGACTTTGCTCGTGACCTGACTTGTCGAAATATGCTTCGCTACTACATTCAACATGAACTGTTATGGCTGGACGAAGCTTTCGATGTCGCCTGGGAGGGACGCGAAAACTGGCTGATTGTGCGTGATGACACGTTGATGGGGTATGTCAGCCTGAGCCGTGACGCCAGAGCCTTGTATATCCGCGAATTGCATATGCTTGAAGCGTTTCAGGGGCAGGGGGCCGGTTCCTGGGCGATCGATCAGGTATTCGCCATGGCGTGCAAGGAACGACGCCCGGCATTGCGTCTGACCGTCTTTGAAAATAATCCGGCAAAAATACTTTACGAGAGAAAGGGCCTGAAGGTGGTCGGCAAAGACCAGTGTTTCCTGAGAATGCAGCGTGATATCAATGGACTGCATCGCTGA
- the gacA gene encoding response regulator transcription factor GacA — protein sequence MIRVLVVDDHDLVRTGITRMLADIDGLQVVGQAESGEESLLKARELKPDVVLMDVKMPGIGGLEATRKLLRSHPDIKVVAVTVCEEDPFPTRLLQAGAAGYLTKGAGLPEMVQAIRLVFAGQRYISPQIAQQLAIKSFQPTNDSPFDALSEREIQIALMIVGCQKVQIISDKLCLSPKTVNTYRYRIFEKLSISSDVELTLLAVRHGMVDASL from the coding sequence TTGATTAGGGTGCTAGTAGTCGATGACCATGATCTCGTTCGTACAGGCATTACACGAATGCTGGCTGACATCGATGGCCTGCAAGTAGTCGGCCAGGCTGAGTCAGGGGAGGAATCCCTGCTTAAAGCACGTGAGTTGAAACCTGATGTGGTGCTGATGGACGTCAAGATGCCCGGGATCGGCGGTCTTGAAGCCACGCGCAAATTATTGCGCAGTCATCCGGACATCAAAGTCGTCGCGGTCACGGTGTGCGAAGAAGATCCGTTTCCTACCCGCCTGTTACAGGCAGGGGCTGCAGGTTACCTGACCAAGGGCGCCGGACTGCCGGAAATGGTCCAGGCCATTCGCCTGGTGTTTGCCGGGCAGCGCTACATCAGCCCGCAGATTGCCCAGCAATTGGCGATCAAATCGTTCCAGCCAACCAATGATTCGCCCTTCGACGCCTTGTCGGAGCGGGAAATCCAGATTGCGTTGATGATTGTCGGCTGTCAGAAGGTGCAGATCATTTCCGACAAGCTGTGCCTGTCGCCAAAAACAGTGAATACCTACCGTTACCGTATTTTCGAGAAGCTTTCGATCAGCAGCGATGTCGAGTTGACGCTGCTGGCGGTTCGTCACGGCATGGTTGATGCCAGCCTCTGA
- a CDS encoding carbon-nitrogen hydrolase family protein: MTTLTIAAAQSISIAGDLAANMAWHRRFMQVAAEQGVQLLVFPELSLTGYERGLATELAIAPDAGVLQPLRDFAREVGVTSVVGMPIRLSDDSPVLIGALVLGADGSLGIYSKQHLHPGEEVAFAPGTGGSTLKIGTDTVALAVCADFSHASHAAAAARQGADLYAAGVLITENGYAPDTALLQGYACTHSMAVLMANHGGATGGWGSAGRSAIWAADGSLIVAAPGTGNLMVVARRNADGWKGQIVAVAEA, encoded by the coding sequence ATGACGACACTGACCATTGCCGCCGCTCAATCGATCTCCATTGCCGGTGATCTTGCCGCCAATATGGCTTGGCATCGGCGCTTCATGCAGGTTGCCGCGGAGCAAGGCGTGCAATTGCTGGTGTTTCCGGAACTGTCGCTGACCGGGTACGAACGCGGCTTGGCAACGGAGCTGGCCATAGCGCCAGACGCCGGGGTGCTGCAACCGTTGCGCGATTTCGCGCGGGAAGTCGGTGTGACCAGTGTCGTTGGGATGCCGATTCGTCTGTCGGACGATTCGCCGGTATTGATCGGAGCTCTGGTATTGGGCGCCGATGGTTCGCTAGGGATTTACAGCAAGCAGCATCTGCATCCGGGCGAGGAAGTGGCGTTTGCTCCGGGAACGGGCGGTTCGACATTGAAGATCGGTACCGACACCGTCGCGCTGGCGGTTTGCGCCGATTTCTCTCACGCCAGTCACGCGGCAGCCGCGGCACGGCAGGGCGCTGATCTTTACGCCGCGGGCGTGTTGATCACAGAAAACGGCTACGCTCCAGATACCGCACTATTGCAAGGCTATGCTTGCACCCACTCGATGGCGGTACTGATGGCCAACCATGGTGGCGCAACGGGTGGCTGGGGCTCGGCAGGGCGCAGTGCAATCTGGGCGGCGGACGGGTCGTTGATTGTGGCGGCACCGGGTACGGGGAACCTTATGGTCGTTGCTCGTCGCAATGCTGACGGCTGGAAAGGGCAAATCGTGGCTGTGGCGGAGGCTTGA
- the pgsA gene encoding CDP-diacylglycerol--glycerol-3-phosphate 3-phosphatidyltransferase has protein sequence MNIPNLITVLRVLLIPIFILLFYLPYHWSYLASASVFAFAAATDWLDGYLARRLEQSTPFGAFLDPVADKLMVAVALVLLVQEHGNLWLTLPAAVIIGREIVVSALREWMAELGARAHVAVSNLGKWKTAAQMLALVILLANPSDFTFWVLMGYALLLVSAGLTLWSMVQYLRAAWPHLKTDVEKK, from the coding sequence ATGAATATCCCTAATCTGATTACCGTTCTACGCGTCCTGCTCATCCCGATCTTCATTTTGCTGTTTTATTTGCCTTACCACTGGAGCTATTTGGCGTCCGCCTCGGTCTTCGCATTTGCCGCCGCGACCGACTGGCTCGACGGGTATCTGGCCCGTCGTCTGGAACAAAGCACACCGTTCGGGGCCTTTCTCGATCCTGTTGCAGACAAGTTGATGGTCGCCGTTGCCCTGGTTCTGCTGGTGCAAGAGCATGGCAATCTGTGGCTCACGCTGCCGGCCGCCGTTATCATCGGTCGCGAAATTGTCGTCTCGGCACTGCGCGAATGGATGGCCGAACTCGGTGCCCGCGCCCATGTTGCGGTGTCGAACCTGGGCAAATGGAAAACCGCCGCGCAAATGCTGGCGCTGGTGATCCTGCTGGCCAACCCTTCGGACTTCACCTTCTGGGTACTGATGGGTTACGCCTTGCTGCTGGTGTCCGCTGGCCTGACGTTGTGGTCCATGGTCCAATATTTGCGGGCCGCCTGGCCGCATCTGAAGACGGACGTGGAAAAGAAATAA
- a CDS encoding LysR family transcriptional regulator, with protein sequence MFSSERLKGIDVFVSVADCGSFKAAAERMSLTASAISKGIARLESRLGTRLFHRTTRSLSLTDAGIAFYRTCTGVLADLEEAELSLHAENTEPRGRVHIGLPGAFGRLQALPVILRFAQEYALLLPHISFSDRFIDPIEDGVDIVVRIGGSDVWPDTLGHRYVGREWHIFCASPAYLSKHGTPVTVHDLEHHQCIAYGWADGAISPWSFAGTQAGEIERRAIAARFVVGDGEGLVIAVSAGCGIAQLPSWLVKRQLEEGTLVEVLPHLATDGLAINLVWAKSRQALPKVSALLEALAAGLVPSGGKIE encoded by the coding sequence ATGTTTTCCTCCGAACGATTAAAGGGCATTGATGTATTTGTCAGCGTTGCGGACTGCGGCAGTTTCAAAGCCGCCGCCGAGCGGATGAGTCTGACAGCTTCTGCCATTAGCAAAGGTATTGCTCGATTGGAGAGCAGGCTGGGGACTCGGTTGTTCCATCGCACCACTCGAAGTTTGTCACTGACGGATGCGGGGATTGCGTTCTATCGCACGTGCACAGGCGTGCTGGCGGACCTCGAAGAGGCTGAGCTGTCTCTACATGCCGAAAACACCGAGCCTCGTGGCAGGGTTCACATTGGCCTTCCGGGTGCCTTCGGCCGTTTGCAGGCACTTCCAGTCATTCTGCGGTTTGCCCAGGAGTACGCTCTGCTGTTACCGCACATTTCGTTTTCCGACCGTTTCATCGATCCTATCGAAGATGGTGTCGATATCGTCGTACGCATCGGTGGCTCGGACGTTTGGCCCGACACACTGGGGCATCGTTACGTGGGCCGTGAGTGGCATATCTTCTGTGCGTCGCCCGCGTATTTGAGCAAGCATGGCACGCCTGTGACCGTTCACGATCTGGAGCATCACCAGTGCATCGCTTACGGCTGGGCGGATGGAGCGATTAGCCCTTGGAGTTTTGCAGGAACCCAGGCCGGCGAAATTGAACGCAGGGCGATAGCCGCAAGGTTCGTCGTGGGAGATGGCGAAGGTCTGGTGATCGCTGTATCGGCGGGATGCGGAATCGCGCAGCTACCTTCGTGGTTGGTCAAGCGTCAGCTTGAAGAGGGGACATTGGTTGAAGTGCTTCCCCACTTGGCAACCGATGGTCTGGCGATCAATCTGGTTTGGGCCAAAAGTCGGCAAGCGCTTCCCAAGGTCAGTGCGTTGCTGGAGGCACTTGCCGCCGGTTTGGTGCCGTCTGGTGGCAAAATCGAATGA
- the uvrC gene encoding excinuclease ABC subunit UvrC — protein MTEIFDPSAFLSTVSGRPGVYRMFDCDARLLYVGKAKNLKKRLASYFRKAGLAPKTAALVGRIAQVETTITANETEALLLEQTLIKEWRPPYNILLRDDKSYPYVFLSDGQFPRLSIHRGAKKAKGKYFGPYPSAGAIRESLSLLQKAFFVRQCEDSFYKNRARPCLQYQIKRCKAPCVGLVEPEIYAEDVRHSVMFLEGRSNALADELSAAMEEAAVNLEFERAAELRDQISLLRRVQDQQSMEGGTGDVDVIAAFVNPGGACVHLISVRGGRVLGSKNFFPQVGIEEDVSEVMAAFLGQYFISSPERDLPSELIVNVVHEDFPTLIAAIEELRGRELTISHRVRGTRARWQQLAVTNAEQALGARLANRQHVAARFDALAEVLSLDEPPQRLECYDISHSSGEATVASCVVFGPEGPIKSDYRRYNIEGVTPGDDYAAMHQALTRRFSKLKDGEGKLPDILLVDGGKGQLSMARDVLNELAVPDLILLGVAKGATRKAGFETLYLNDAAHEFTLRGDSPALHLIQQIRDEAHRFAITGHRARRGKTRRTSTLEGVAGVGPTRRRDLLKHFGGLQELSRASIEEIAKAPGISKKLAELIYANLHSE, from the coding sequence ATGACTGAAATCTTCGATCCAAGTGCTTTTCTGTCGACGGTCAGCGGGCGGCCGGGTGTCTATCGCATGTTCGACTGCGATGCGCGGCTGCTTTATGTAGGCAAAGCCAAAAATCTCAAGAAGCGTTTGGCGAGCTATTTCCGCAAAGCCGGTCTTGCCCCCAAGACCGCTGCGCTGGTGGGCCGTATCGCCCAGGTCGAAACCACTATCACGGCCAACGAAACCGAGGCCTTGTTGCTTGAGCAGACGCTGATCAAGGAATGGCGTCCGCCGTACAACATCCTGCTGCGCGACGACAAATCCTACCCTTATGTCTTTCTCTCGGATGGCCAGTTCCCACGCTTGAGCATCCACCGGGGGGCGAAAAAGGCCAAAGGCAAATATTTCGGTCCTTATCCCAGCGCAGGGGCTATTCGCGAAAGTCTGAGTCTGCTGCAAAAGGCTTTTTTTGTTCGTCAGTGTGAAGACAGCTTTTACAAGAACCGCGCCCGACCTTGTCTGCAATACCAGATCAAACGCTGCAAGGCGCCGTGTGTGGGGCTGGTGGAGCCTGAAATATATGCCGAAGATGTACGCCACTCGGTGATGTTTCTTGAAGGGCGCAGCAACGCCCTGGCGGACGAGTTGTCTGCGGCCATGGAGGAGGCGGCGGTTAACCTCGAATTCGAGCGTGCCGCCGAGCTGCGTGACCAGATCTCATTGCTGCGTCGGGTCCAGGACCAGCAAAGCATGGAAGGCGGGACGGGCGATGTCGATGTGATCGCGGCGTTCGTCAACCCGGGAGGCGCCTGCGTGCACTTGATCAGCGTGCGCGGTGGCCGGGTGTTGGGGAGCAAGAACTTCTTTCCACAGGTGGGTATCGAGGAGGACGTTTCCGAAGTCATGGCCGCGTTTCTCGGCCAATATTTCATCAGCAGTCCCGAGCGCGACTTGCCGAGCGAGTTGATCGTCAACGTGGTTCACGAAGACTTCCCGACCCTGATCGCAGCCATCGAAGAGCTGCGCGGTCGTGAATTGACCATCAGCCATCGAGTGCGCGGCACACGAGCGCGCTGGCAGCAATTGGCGGTCACCAATGCCGAGCAAGCACTGGGCGCGCGTCTGGCTAACCGGCAGCACGTTGCGGCACGTTTCGATGCCCTGGCCGAAGTGCTGAGCCTGGACGAGCCGCCACAACGTCTCGAGTGTTACGACATCAGCCATTCCAGCGGCGAAGCCACTGTGGCGTCCTGCGTGGTGTTCGGCCCGGAAGGCCCCATCAAATCCGACTACCGCCGCTACAACATTGAAGGCGTTACGCCGGGCGATGACTATGCCGCGATGCACCAGGCCCTGACCCGACGCTTCAGCAAATTGAAGGACGGGGAGGGCAAGTTGCCGGACATCCTGCTGGTCGACGGTGGTAAAGGTCAGCTGTCCATGGCTCGTGACGTGCTTAACGAACTGGCTGTGCCCGACCTGATTCTCCTGGGTGTGGCCAAGGGCGCGACGCGCAAGGCCGGTTTCGAAACCCTGTACCTCAACGATGCGGCCCATGAATTTACCTTGCGCGGCGATTCCCCCGCGCTGCATCTGATCCAGCAGATCCGCGACGAAGCCCACCGTTTCGCCATTACCGGGCACCGCGCACGTCGTGGAAAAACTCGCCGTACGTCTACGCTTGAGGGCGTTGCCGGCGTCGGTCCGACGCGTCGACGCGATTTGTTGAAACATTTTGGTGGATTGCAGGAGCTGTCTCGTGCCAGCATCGAAGAGATCGCCAAAGCACCCGGAATCAGCAAAAAGCTCGCAGAGTTGATTTATGCAAATCTGCACAGCGAGTAG
- a CDS encoding MFS transporter: MLTTLKNYPTTVNLLLSASLILTLARAITLPYLVIYLSGRFSLNVADIGLVIGSTLIIGSLLSLYGGYLVDKMSSYRLILGFSGLFTLGFLGTFLARDLWLFYSCLVLINLAYAVIDIAIKSGFGSLLPVTGRSEVFSIKYTLTNIGYAVGPFLGAGMAKLDISLPFLLSAGLGAGFFFIYFVWGDRDLNAIDDARKPVPFLAVGKLLLQDYRLVCFTLGGLLSAVVFGQFTAYLSQYLVITTTPESTYQIISTIVATNALMVISLQYSIGRKISHGHLSLWLAAGLSMFMMGLAGFALSTSILLWVISMAIFTVGEIIVFPAEYMFIDKIAPDNLRGMYYGVQNLSSLGAALGPVLCGVVLATQPPHYIFYMLALFIVVGGLFYFLGASNLDATAGKDPD, translated from the coding sequence ATGCTGACCACGCTAAAAAACTATCCAACGACAGTAAATTTGCTGCTTTCGGCTTCCCTGATATTGACCCTGGCGCGAGCCATCACCTTGCCTTATCTGGTCATCTACCTATCCGGCAGGTTCAGCTTGAACGTCGCCGATATCGGCCTGGTCATTGGCAGCACACTGATCATCGGATCGTTATTGAGCCTTTACGGAGGGTATCTGGTCGACAAAATGTCCAGTTACCGGCTCATCCTGGGCTTCAGCGGTCTGTTCACGCTGGGTTTTCTCGGGACGTTTCTTGCTCGCGATCTTTGGTTGTTCTACAGCTGCCTGGTGTTGATCAACCTGGCTTATGCCGTCATTGATATCGCCATCAAATCAGGGTTTGGCAGCCTGCTTCCAGTCACGGGTCGCAGCGAAGTGTTCTCAATCAAATACACACTGACCAATATCGGATATGCCGTCGGCCCATTTCTTGGGGCCGGAATGGCCAAGCTGGATATCAGCTTGCCATTTCTGCTGTCTGCCGGGCTTGGGGCAGGATTCTTCTTCATCTATTTCGTTTGGGGCGATAGAGACCTGAACGCCATCGATGACGCTCGAAAACCTGTACCGTTTCTGGCCGTGGGGAAATTGCTGCTCCAGGATTATCGGTTGGTGTGTTTCACCCTTGGCGGGCTGCTCAGCGCGGTGGTCTTTGGCCAATTCACCGCTTATCTCTCGCAGTATCTGGTGATCACGACTACGCCAGAATCTACCTACCAGATCATCAGTACCATTGTGGCGACCAATGCGCTGATGGTGATCAGCTTGCAATACTCCATAGGGAGGAAGATCTCTCACGGGCATCTGAGTCTGTGGCTGGCCGCGGGACTGAGTATGTTCATGATGGGGTTGGCGGGTTTTGCCCTGTCGACCTCTATTCTGCTCTGGGTCATTTCCATGGCCATTTTCACGGTCGGCGAAATAATCGTATTCCCCGCCGAATATATGTTCATCGACAAAATCGCTCCGGACAACCTGCGCGGTATGTATTACGGAGTGCAAAACCTGTCCAGCCTCGGGGCGGCACTGGGACCGGTGCTTTGCGGAGTCGTATTGGCGACCCAACCTCCCCACTACATCTTCTACATGCTCGCGCTCTTCATCGTTGTGGGTGGATTGTTTTACTTCTTGGGAGCTTCCAATTTGGACGCTACAGCGGGTAAGGATCCTGATTGA